In Flavobacterium endoglycinae, one DNA window encodes the following:
- a CDS encoding NUDIX hydrolase, with product MKRIKFGFHSIFMDFKELLEKQSAESWEKYIPTLSIDCVIFSFYENSLQVLILKMRDQDLWGLPGGYVKKTENVDDAAVRILKDRTGTENIYLQQFYTFGNLNRSEKAFEQYHDTIWNKQRFISIGYYALAEHSQVKLVLDEYSSAVQWHSIENLPEFMMDHRKIFDKALTTLREQLNNHPIGYNLLPEKFTMPELQKLYEGILGKRLNRGNFYRKILRYDILTKLEESRKGGAHKAPDLYSFDVEKYNSALKEGLKGNW from the coding sequence ATGAAAAGAATTAAATTTGGATTTCATTCTATTTTCATGGATTTTAAAGAATTACTCGAAAAACAGTCAGCCGAATCGTGGGAAAAATATATTCCGACGCTTTCCATTGACTGTGTTATTTTTAGTTTTTATGAAAATTCACTTCAGGTTCTTATTCTTAAAATGCGAGATCAAGATCTTTGGGGACTTCCGGGCGGTTATGTAAAAAAGACCGAAAATGTCGATGATGCAGCAGTCCGTATTTTAAAAGACAGAACCGGAACTGAAAATATTTATCTGCAGCAGTTTTATACTTTTGGAAATCTAAATCGTTCTGAAAAAGCTTTTGAGCAATATCATGACACTATTTGGAACAAACAGCGTTTTATTTCGATTGGTTATTACGCATTAGCCGAGCATTCTCAGGTAAAACTTGTACTGGATGAATATTCGAGTGCCGTTCAATGGCATTCGATCGAAAATCTTCCTGAGTTCATGATGGACCACCGAAAAATTTTTGACAAAGCACTTACTACACTTCGTGAACAGTTAAATAATCATCCTATTGGTTATAATTTACTGCCAGAAAAATTTACAATGCCAGAACTTCAAAAATTATATGAAGGTATTTTGGGGAAGAGGTTAAATCGCGGTAATTTTTACAGAAAAATTCTCCGTTATGATATTCTGACCAAACTGGAAGAATCCAGAAAAGGAGGCGCTCATAAAGCTCCAGATTTGTATAGTTTTGATGTAGAGAAATACAATAGTGCTTTAAAAGAAGGATTGAAGGGTAATTGGTAG
- a CDS encoding beta-glucosidase produces MKSTLSKTLKATLLTTFVLSNLSFNTKTNGEDPILTINGFTFTDSNKNGKLDPWEDTRLSNNERIEAIIKEMTNAEKVELLVGTGMPGIEVLTGPIGDSKQGLVPGAAGGTAAFERFGIPATVVADGPAGLRIAPTRKNDSKTYYATAFPVGTALASTWNKALLEEVGKAMGNEVKEYGVDVLLAPALNIHRNPLNGRNFEYYSEDPLISGKTAAAIVNGIQSQGVGTSIKHFAVNNEETNRLTINAHVSERAIRELYLKGFEIAVKESQPWTVMSSYNKLNGIYTSASKDLLTEVLRNEWGYKGIVMTDWFGGFPGFESIQKGLSSDVVQQMNAGNDLLMPGIPVQKKALLEALNSGKLSQEIVNTNVRRILEYIFHTPTFAKYKYSDKPNLVKNAAITRKAAAEGMVLLKNENNALPFADKQKEIALFGVTSYAWITGGTGSGSVNNKHTVSLLEGLNAAGYKLDKELVNLYTPHAEKEVVAEKERRQARGILALPERLPELKMDDAFIAKKAESSQIAFVTLGRNSGEGGDRVVNNDFNMADEEIQMLDKISKAFHAKGKKVIVILNIGGVIETASWKDKVDAILLAWQPGQEGGHSVADVVAGKINPSGKLTMTFPVKYTDTPSAKNFPGFPADNPKEVTYEEGVYVGYRYFNTFNIKSSYEFGFGKSYTTFDYSGVKLSSSTFKDQLTVSVTVKNTGKATGKEVVQLYLSAPSKSIDKPKEELKAFAKTKELKPGESQILTLTLSPKDLASFLENKSAWVAEAGEYKVLIGASSLDIKQTSSFSVTSEIIAERVKKAFELDSKFSELRP; encoded by the coding sequence ATGAAATCAACTTTGTCAAAAACACTGAAAGCGACACTTCTGACCACATTTGTGCTTTCAAACCTGTCTTTTAACACAAAGACGAATGGTGAAGATCCAATACTTACCATCAACGGATTTACTTTTACAGACTCAAATAAAAACGGAAAATTAGATCCCTGGGAAGATACACGGCTTTCCAACAATGAAAGAATTGAGGCAATTATCAAAGAAATGACAAATGCCGAAAAAGTAGAATTGCTAGTGGGAACTGGAATGCCTGGAATAGAAGTGCTGACAGGTCCTATTGGAGATTCGAAACAAGGATTAGTTCCGGGAGCAGCGGGAGGAACTGCCGCTTTTGAACGATTTGGAATTCCTGCAACAGTTGTGGCAGATGGTCCAGCCGGTTTACGAATTGCACCAACAAGAAAAAACGATTCTAAAACGTATTATGCAACCGCATTTCCAGTAGGAACAGCTTTGGCTTCTACATGGAATAAGGCTCTTTTGGAAGAGGTAGGAAAAGCAATGGGAAATGAAGTGAAAGAATATGGAGTAGATGTTTTATTGGCTCCTGCTTTAAACATTCACAGAAATCCATTAAACGGAAGAAATTTCGAATATTACTCTGAAGATCCTTTGATTTCTGGGAAGACAGCCGCTGCTATTGTAAACGGAATACAATCGCAGGGAGTTGGAACTTCGATTAAACATTTTGCCGTTAACAACGAAGAAACCAATCGTTTAACTATTAATGCACATGTTTCTGAAAGAGCGATTAGAGAATTATATCTGAAAGGTTTTGAAATTGCTGTTAAAGAATCACAGCCATGGACTGTAATGTCATCTTACAATAAATTAAACGGAATTTATACTTCTGCCAGTAAAGATTTGCTGACGGAAGTTTTAAGAAATGAATGGGGATATAAAGGAATTGTAATGACAGACTGGTTTGGCGGTTTTCCCGGTTTTGAATCGATACAAAAAGGATTAAGTTCTGATGTTGTACAGCAGATGAATGCCGGAAACGATCTTTTGATGCCTGGAATTCCAGTTCAGAAAAAAGCATTGCTGGAAGCTTTAAATTCAGGTAAATTATCTCAGGAAATCGTAAATACAAATGTGAGAAGAATTCTGGAATATATTTTTCATACGCCCACTTTTGCGAAGTACAAATACAGCGATAAACCTAATTTGGTTAAGAATGCCGCCATTACCAGAAAAGCAGCTGCCGAAGGAATGGTTTTGCTAAAAAATGAAAATAATGCACTACCTTTTGCAGACAAACAAAAAGAAATTGCCTTATTTGGAGTGACTTCTTATGCTTGGATTACAGGCGGAACAGGAAGCGGAAGTGTAAACAATAAACACACCGTTTCTCTTTTAGAAGGCTTGAATGCAGCGGGTTATAAATTAGACAAAGAACTAGTTAATTTATATACACCTCATGCCGAAAAAGAAGTTGTTGCTGAAAAAGAAAGAAGGCAAGCAAGAGGTATTTTGGCTTTGCCAGAAAGACTTCCAGAGTTAAAAATGGATGATGCCTTTATTGCTAAAAAAGCCGAAAGTTCTCAAATTGCATTTGTGACTTTAGGAAGAAACTCAGGAGAAGGCGGTGACCGTGTTGTCAATAACGATTTCAATATGGCCGATGAAGAAATCCAAATGCTGGATAAAATATCCAAAGCTTTTCACGCCAAAGGGAAAAAAGTAATTGTGATTTTAAATATCGGTGGTGTAATTGAAACGGCTTCATGGAAGGATAAAGTAGATGCCATTTTATTGGCGTGGCAGCCGGGTCAAGAAGGCGGACATTCGGTTGCTGATGTCGTTGCAGGGAAAATTAATCCATCTGGAAAACTGACGATGACTTTCCCAGTAAAATATACTGATACACCTTCGGCTAAAAACTTTCCGGGATTCCCTGCTGATAATCCAAAAGAAGTAACATACGAAGAAGGCGTTTATGTTGGATACCGCTATTTCAATACTTTCAATATTAAATCTTCTTACGAATTTGGTTTCGGGAAATCCTATACAACTTTTGATTATTCAGGTGTAAAATTGAGTTCTTCAACTTTTAAAGATCAACTAACGGTTTCAGTTACCGTTAAAAATACAGGAAAAGCTACTGGAAAAGAAGTGGTGCAGTTATATCTTTCGGCGCCTTCAAAATCAATTGACAAACCGAAAGAAGAATTAAAAGCTTTTGCAAAGACAAAAGAATTGAAACCAGGTGAGAGCCAGATATTAACTCTGACACTTTCTCCAAAAGATCTGGCTTCTTTCTTAGAAAATAAAAGTGCCTGGGTGGCCGAAGCAGGAGAATATAAAGTGCTTATTGGAGCTTCTTCCTTGGATATTAAGCAAACATCCTCTTTTTCGGTTACCAGTGAAATTATAGCAGAAAGAGTGAAGAAAGCTTTCGAACTTGATTCGAAGTTTTCAGAACTTAGACCATAG
- a CDS encoding FecR family protein gives MKETEFLELLQKYQNGTLSDEDRDKLDAWYLHKASNTNSQLNEYELEDSYQYLKSTLPLQQETKVIGLWSRIAVAASIVVLLGAGIFYVTAPTEQPVEVVAKPKEIAPGGNRGILTLSNGKQIVLSDISAKDTIAKEGQENEVTIKMSADGVITYVVNPNAVEEKNGEDAFNTLSTPIGGQYNIVLADGTKVFLNAVSSIKYPTQFNGDQRIVELEGEAYFEVAKNKNQPFIVKSADQAIKVLGTHFNVHAYDNEPIIKTTLLEGSVAVTYQNQKTILKPGQQSNVTANSNKITVREVDTEAAIAWKNGRFKFDNADLKSVMKQLERWYGIKVEYRGDVSDVRFNGGTFRNKNLSEVLKVLELSNIKFKVEGKTIIVYP, from the coding sequence ATGAAAGAAACTGAATTTTTAGAACTGCTTCAAAAATATCAAAACGGCACTTTATCTGATGAAGATCGTGATAAATTAGACGCTTGGTATCTTCACAAAGCTTCTAACACTAACTCGCAGCTTAACGAGTATGAACTCGAAGATAGTTATCAATATTTAAAGTCCACACTGCCTTTACAGCAAGAAACAAAAGTAATTGGCCTTTGGTCTCGTATTGCGGTTGCAGCCTCTATAGTTGTATTGCTTGGCGCAGGAATATTTTATGTTACGGCTCCAACAGAACAGCCGGTTGAAGTTGTTGCAAAACCAAAAGAAATTGCTCCTGGAGGCAACAGAGGAATTCTAACACTTTCAAATGGAAAACAGATTGTGCTTTCAGATATTTCAGCAAAAGATACAATTGCCAAAGAAGGCCAAGAAAACGAAGTTACCATAAAAATGAGTGCCGATGGAGTTATTACCTATGTTGTAAATCCAAACGCGGTTGAGGAAAAAAATGGAGAAGATGCTTTCAATACACTTTCAACTCCAATTGGCGGACAATACAATATTGTTTTGGCAGATGGAACCAAAGTATTCTTAAATGCTGTTTCATCGATTAAATATCCAACTCAGTTTAATGGAGATCAAAGAATAGTCGAATTGGAAGGAGAAGCTTATTTTGAAGTGGCCAAAAATAAAAATCAGCCTTTTATAGTGAAATCTGCAGATCAGGCTATAAAAGTTCTAGGAACTCATTTTAATGTTCATGCTTATGATAATGAGCCGATTATAAAAACCACATTGTTAGAAGGAAGTGTGGCGGTTACGTATCAAAATCAAAAAACAATTTTGAAACCTGGTCAGCAGTCTAATGTAACAGCTAATTCGAATAAAATTACCGTTAGAGAAGTTGATACTGAAGCAGCGATTGCTTGGAAAAACGGCCGTTTTAAATTTGATAATGCCGATTTAAAATCAGTAATGAAGCAGCTCGAACGCTGGTATGGAATTAAAGTAGAATACCGTGGCGATGTTTCTGATGTACGATTCAACGGAGGAACGTTTAGGAATAAAAATTTATCTGAAGTATTAAAAGTACTTGAGCTTAGTAATATCAAATTTAAAGTTGAAGGAAAAACAATTATTGTGTATCCCTGA
- a CDS encoding RNA polymerase sigma factor, whose amino-acid sequence MPIYSQYDDHILLNLLKQDDQLAYTEIFERYSRLLVNHAYKILSNKDEANDVVQEVFLSIWNKRFELAVTGSLSSYLYKAVKNKILNHIAHEKVVSRYADSISNFIENEYVFADSKLREKELEAIIAKEIAALPQKMREVFLLRKVEELSYDEIALKLNITDKTAKQQVYNSLKILREKLKSIMSVFVW is encoded by the coding sequence ATGCCCATTTATAGCCAATATGATGATCATATTTTACTCAATCTTCTGAAACAAGATGATCAGTTGGCCTATACAGAAATTTTCGAAAGATACTCCAGACTTCTGGTTAATCATGCTTATAAAATACTTAGCAATAAAGACGAAGCAAACGATGTGGTTCAGGAAGTATTTCTTTCTATCTGGAACAAACGTTTTGAATTAGCAGTTACCGGATCTCTCTCTTCTTATTTATACAAAGCTGTAAAAAATAAAATCCTAAATCATATTGCCCACGAAAAAGTTGTTTCGCGTTATGCAGATTCTATTTCAAACTTCATTGAAAACGAGTATGTTTTTGCCGATTCTAAACTCAGAGAAAAAGAATTGGAAGCTATTATTGCCAAAGAAATAGCTGCATTACCCCAAAAAATGCGTGAAGTTTTTCTGTTGAGAAAAGTCGAAGAATTATCATATGATGAAATCGCACTTAAATTGAACATTACCGATAAAACAGCGAAACAACAAGTCTATAATTCTCTGAAAATTTTACGCGAAAAACTCAAATCTATAATGAGTGTTTTTGTTTGGTGA